The following coding sequences lie in one Vitis vinifera cultivar Pinot Noir 40024 chromosome 19, ASM3070453v1 genomic window:
- the LOC100257237 gene encoding uncharacterized protein LOC100257237, with product MTFSSLDLYPFSAMGAPLLLLLSTSSRQSLIKPLSAYLHIPIKRYSRSSSSEHGLGERAPSTAEEFQRVAAEKRELQRLVEEKARKGVVSQISDKALEAAQVAVLEDSNLETVKENDPSGGQDPKRKGD from the exons ATGACCTTTTCTTCTCTGGATCTCTATCCATTCTCTGCCATGGGTGCCcctcttctccttctcctcAGCACCTCCTCAAGGCAGTCACTCATCAAGCCTTTATCAGCATATCTCCACATACCCATCAAG AGATATAGCCGATCAAGCAGTAGTGAGCATGGATTAGGGGAGAGAGCACCTTCAACAGCTGAAGAGTTCCAAAGAGTGGCTGCAGAAAAGAGGGAGCTTCAGAGATTGGTGGAGGAAAAGGCCCGCAAAGGGGTTGTCAGCCAGATATCGGACAAAGCGCTGGAGGCTGCACAAGTGGCGGTTTTGGAGGACTCTAACCTTGAAACTGTGAAGGAGAATGACCCTTCAGGTGGACAGGACCCCAAAAGGAAGGGTGATTAG
- the LOC100262347 gene encoding endoglucanase 11: MKKHAPPQHCFPLLSIFFAIIPFSSSFDYHQALSNSLLYFETQRSGRLPHNQRVTWRDHSGLTDGLEQGVDLVGGYYDAGDNVKFGLPMAFTVTMLSWGVIEYGQYMASAGEYGHALEAIKWGTDYFIKAHTQPNVLWVQVGDGDTDHYCWQRPEDMTTSRQAYKIDETNPGSEVAGETAAAMAAASIVFRKTNPHYSQLLLHHAQQLFEFGDKYRGKYDKSVGVVSSYYPSVSGYQDELLWAALWLYRATDNQSYLNYVLQNALSFGGITWAISEFSWDVKYAGLQIIASMLLREEKNKVHKPTLEQYLSKAQHYLCACLHKNNGSNVDRTPGGLLYTRQWNNMQYVSNAAFLLTVYSDHLREANQQLNCHGELVGPEEILSFAKSQVDYILGANPMAMSYLVGYGPKYPTKVHHRGSSTESYKHDKGFIGCTQGYDGWYARPHPNPHVLVGALVGGPDVNDRFRDDRGNYVQTEACTYNTAPLVGVFAKLFGLESTEFSSNPSLISSW, encoded by the exons ATGAAGAAACACGCCCCTCCCCAACATTGCTTTCCTCTGCTCTCAATCTTCTTCGCCATCATCCCCTTCTCTAGTTCTTTCGACTACCACCAAGCTCTCTCCAACTCTCTCCTCTACTTCGAAACGCAGCGTTCCGGTCGCTTACCCCACAACCAGAGAGTCACTTGGCGTGATCACTCCGGCCTCACCGACGGCTTAGAACAAGGC GTAGACTTGGTGGGAGGCTACTACGACGCCGGCGACAATGTTAAGTTTGGTCTACCGATGGCCTTCACAGTCACGATGCTGTCGTGGGGTGTTATAGAGTACGGCCAGTATATGGCCAGCGCCGGCGAGTATGGTCACGCGCTTGAGGCCATCAAATGGGGGACGGATTACTTTATCAAAGCTCATACTCAACCCAATGTCTTGTGGGTACAG GTGGGGGACGGCGACACCGATCACTATTGCTGGCAACGGCCGGAGGACATGACTACATCGCGGCAAGCTTACAAGATCGACGAGACAAACCCGGGTTCGGAGGTGGCCGGAGAGACGGCAGCAGCTATGGCGGCTGCTTCTATTGTGTTCAGAAAAACAAACCCACACTACTCTCAACTCCTACTACACCATGCTCAGCAG TTGTTTGAGTTTGGAGACAAGTACAGAGGAAAATATGACAAAAGCGTAGGAGTGGTGAGTAGCTACTATCCATCGGTGAGTGGGTACCAGGATGAATTGCTGTGGGCCGCTTTGTGGCTATACAGAGCCACCGACAATCAGTCTTACTTAAATTATGTGCTTCAAAATGCCCTCTCTTTTGGTGGGATCACCTGGGCCATTTCTGAATTCAGCTGGGATGTTAAATATGCTGGGCTTCAAATCATTGCTTCCATG CTGCTGAGGGAGGAGAAAAACAAGGTGCACAAGCCCACGCTAGAGCAGTACCTCTCCAAGGCACAGCACTATCTCTGCGCCTGCCTCCACAAGAACAATGGGAGCAACGTGGATCGCACCCCAGGAGGCCTGCTCTACACCCGCCAATGGAACAACATGCAATACGTATCAAATGCTGCATTTTTGCTCACAGTCTACTCCGATCATCTCCGGGAAGCAAATCAACAACTCAACTGCCACGGAGAATTGGTGGGCCCAGAGGAGATCCTCTCCTTCGCTAAATCTCAAGTCGACTACATTTTGGGCGCCAATCCTATGGCCATGAGCTACCTGGTGGGCTATGGCCCAAAGTACCCGACAAAGGTGCACCACAGAGGTTCATCTACCGAATCATACAAGCACGACAAGGGTTTTATCGGGTGCACCCAGGGGTACGATGGCTGGTACGCCCGACCCCATCCTAACCCACATGTACTAGTCGGAGCCCTTGTAGGTGGGCCCGATGTCAACGATCGGTTTAGGGACGACAGGGGAAATTACGTGCAAACCGAGGCTTGCACGTATAATACGGCGCCACTTGTCGGGGTATTCGCTAAGTTATTTGGATTAGAAAGTACTGAATTCTCTTCTAATCCATCTTTAATCTCTTCGTGGTAG
- the LOC100259000 gene encoding glucan endo-1,3-beta-glucosidase 12: MAILIFAFLFLLSFSSPSEGGGSVAVNYGRIANDLPQPAQVVELLKAQGINKVKLFDADSTVLTALANSGVSVVVALPNELLSSAAATDGSFSEKWVQTNIAQYHPSTQIEAIAVGNEVFVDPNNTTQFLVPAMNNVYKSLVKHNLSSIKISSPVALSALNSSYPPSAGVFKPELIETVMKPMLEFLRKTSSYLMVNAYPFFAYSANSDVISLDYALFRAVNANVTDPGNGLSYSSLFEAQLDAVYAAMSNIQYNDVPVVVTETGWPSKGDENEIGASTDNAAAYNGNLIKRVLTGGGTPLRPNEPLNVYLFALFNENQKTGPTSERNYGLFYPNKEKVYNIPLTMEALKATGSTPINGSKVQVTSPPTASEEVTTAAVGQTWCVANGEAGAEKLQAGLDYACGEGGADCRPIQEGSTCYNPNTLEAHASYAFNSYYQKNTRGAGTCNFGGAAHVVTQTPKFGNCEFPTGY; this comes from the exons ATGGCAATCCTCATCTTCGCATTTCTCTTTCTACTATCATTCTCTTCACCTTCAG AGGGAGGTGGTTCAGTTGCAGTCAACTATGGGCGCATTGCGAATGATCTCCCACAACCAGCCCAAGTGGTGGAGCTTCTCAAGGCACAAGGGATCAATAAAGTGAAACTTTTCGACGCCGACTCTACGGTCCTCACTGCTCTCGCTAACTCCGGCGTAAGCGTCGTCGTTGCACTTCCTAATGAACTCCTCTCCTCAGCCGCGGCCACAGATGGATCCTTCTCCGAAAAATGGGTCCAAACTAACATCGCCCAGTATCACCCCAGCACTCAAATCGAAGCCATTGCCGTTGGCAACGAAGTCTTCGTCGACCCCAATAACACAACTCAGTTCTTGGTGCCTGCCATGAACAATGTTTACAAATCACTCGTGAAACACAACCTCTCATCCATCAAAATCTCTTCTCCTGTAGCGCTCAGTGCTCTGAATTCTTCTTACCCACCCTCAGCTGGGGTGTTCAAGCCTGAGTTAATTGAAACGGTGATGAAGCCCATGTTGGAATTTCTCCGCAAGACCTCATCGTATCTCATGGTTAATGCGTACCCGTTCTTCGCTTACTCTGCCAACTCCGACGTTATTTCCCTCGACTACGCTCTCTTCAGGGCCGTGAACGCCAACGTGACCGATCCTGGTAACGGGTTGAGCTACTCCAGCCTCTTCGAAGCCCAACTCGACGCCGTTTATGCAGCCATGTCCAATATCCAATACAACGACGTTCCGGTGGTGGTGACCGAGACTGGCTGGCCTTCCAAGGGCGACGAGAACGAAATCGGAGCCAGCACAGACAACGCCGCCGCCTACAACGGCAATCTCATCAAACGAGTGCTCACCGGCGGTGGCACTCCGTTGCGGCCAAACGAACCACTCAACGTTTACCTGTTTGCGCTGTTCAACGAGAACCAAAAAACAGGTCCCACATCGGAGAGAAACTATGGCTTGTTCTATCCGAACAAAGAGAAGGTTTATAATATTCCATTAACCATGGAGGCTTTGAAGGCTACTGGGTCAACGCCGATTAACGGTAGCAAGGTTCAGGTGACTTCACCTCCAACGGCTTCCGAAGAAGTAACCACTGCAGCGGTGGGGCAAACGTGGTGCGTGGCGAACGGCGAGGCTGGGGCAGAGAAGTTGCAGGCGGGGCTTGACTACGCTTGCGGAGAGGGCGGGGCTGACTGCCGTCCAATTCAGGAAGGCTCCACGTGTTATAATCCTAACACCCTCGAGGCACACGCTTCGTATGCCTTCAACAGCTACTATCAGAAGAACACACGTGGCGCTGGGACGTGTAATTTTGGTGGTGCGGCACACGTGGTCACGCAAACTCCAA AATTTGGGAATTGTGAGTTCCCAACAGGGTACTGA